GGACGAACTCGGTCACGGCGCCAAGTTCACCTCGGTCTTCGATCAGGCGCCCTTCATCGAGAAGTCCATCAAGGACCTCACCACGGAAGGTCTTCTGGGCCTCGGATTCGCCGTGGTCATCATCCTGCTGTTCCTGCTCTCCGTGCGGTCCACGCTGGTCACGGCCATCTCGATCCCGCTCTCCCTGCTCATCACGTTCATCGGGCTCGGGGCTGCCAAGTACTCCCTGAACATCCTGACGCTCGGCGCCCTGACCATCGCGATCGGACGGGTGGTGGACGACTCGATCGTGGTGATCGAGAACATCAAGCGGCACCTCAGCTACGGCGAAGACAAGAAGACGGCCATCCTGACCGCCATCCGCGAGGTGGCCGGGGCCGTGACGGCCTCCACCCTCACCACAGTGGCAGTGTTCCTGCCGATCGCCTTCGTGGGTGACATCGCGGGCGAGCTGTTCCGGCCGTTCGCGCTCACGGTGACCATCGCCCTGCTCGCCTCGCTCTTCGTCTCCCTCACCATCGTCCCCGTCCTCGCGTACTGGTTCCTGAAGTCGGGGAACGTCCAGGGCCGCGAGCAGGCGGAGATCGAGCGGGAGGCCCACGCCAAGGAGGAGCGCTCCTGGCTCGCCCGTGGCTACGTCCCCGTCCTGCACGCCACGCAGCGCCATCCCGTCATCACCCTGGTCTCCGCCGTCGTGATCCTGGTGGCGACCTTCGCCATGACGCCGCTGCTGCCCACCAACCTGCTGGGCGACTCGGGCCAGAACAGCTTCACCATCCGGCAGTCCCTGCCTGCGGGCACCACCCTGGACGATTCCAGCAAGGCCGCGGCGAAGGTGGAGAGCGCGCTCAAGGACGTCGACGGCGTCAAGGACGTCCAGGTCATCCTCGGCAACGCCGGGACCGGCTACGGCGCCATGGTCTCCAGCGGCTCCTCCGACGCCAACTTCACGGTGACCACGGATGAGAAGAAGAACCAGCTGAAGCTCCAGGACGCGGCACGGGCCAAACTCGACGACCTGAAGGACGCGGGCAAGCTCACGATCGGCTCGCAGCAGGGCGGCTTCGGCAGCTCCAACACGGTGGACGTGACCATCCGCTCGGGCGACTCGGACGCCCTCGCCAAGGCCTCCCAGCAGCTCGTCACGGCCTTCGGCGACGTGCCGAACACCACCTCCGTGACCAGCAATCTGGCGTCCTCCTACCCCGTGGTCCAGGTGGAGGTGAACCGGGCCAAGGCCGCGGCGCTGGGCCTCTCGGAGCAGCAGATCGGCGGCCTGCTGGCCAGCGCGTCCAACCCGCCGCTCGATGTGAAGCTGCGCCTCGGCGTCACGGACTACTCCGTCCGCGTGGGCGAGGCCCAGCCGTTCCGCAGCATCCAGGAGCTCAAGGACAGCAAGATCCCGGGCACTCCGCTGACGCTCTCCGCGGTGGCCGACGTCCAGCAGGTCAACGTGCCGTCCAGCATCACCAGCAGCAACGGCCAGCGCACCGCCGTCGTCTCGGTCACTCCGGACGGCAGCAATCTGGGCGCGGTCAGCACGGAGGTGCAGAAGCGTCTGGCGTCCATCAAACTCCCGGCCGGCACGACGGCGGCCGTGGGCGGCGCGACGACGCAGCAGGCCGACTCCTTCCGTCAGCTGGGGCTGGCCCTGCTGGCCGCCGTCGCGATCGTCTACGTGATCATGGTGGCGACGTTCAAGTCCCTGGTCCAGCCGCTCATCCTGCTCGTCTCGATCCCGTTCGCCGCGACGGGCGCGATCGGCCTGCTCCTCGTGTCCCGTGTGCCGCTCGGCCTGCCGTCCCTGATCGGCATGCTCATGCTGGTGGGCATCGTGGTCACGAACGCGATCGTGCTGATCGACCTCATCAACCAGTACCGGCGGGCGGAGCCGGGGCGCAAGGCGATGTCCGTGGCGGATGCGATCGAACACGGCGCCCGCCGCCGTCTGCGGCCGATCCTCATGACGGCGGCGGCCACGGTGTTCGCCCTGACCCCGATGGCCCTCGGCCTGACGGGCGGCGGCGGTTTCATCTCGCAGCCGCTGGCGATCGTGGTGATCGGCGGGCTGGTGTCCTCCACGCTTCTCACCCTGGTCCTGGTGCCGGTCCTCTACCGCCTCGTCGAGGGGCGACGGGAACGGCGTCAGGAACGGAAGC
The nucleotide sequence above comes from Arthrobacter woluwensis. Encoded proteins:
- a CDS encoding efflux RND transporter permease subunit, giving the protein MFRLSQLSLANRALIALITVFAAVFGVITMGSLKQELIPSIEFPQISVLSTMPGASAEVVDKQVGEPLEQALGGVEAVESTTSTSRSGVSTVSLKFAYGTNLDRARNQVDRAISSAKRNLPADVDPQSYAGNINDFPVVYLAVSSDQPLSVLSEQLNRLSVPRLLKLDGVRGAEVSGATGQYVSILPQTGALAQRGLSAQSIRQALKDNGSVIPVGTITEQGKELSLQVGTRVDTLDAVKALPLTGANTPTTIGDIAQVQLKDNPATSITRTNGVQTLALSVTKKPEADTVALSHAVRDAIPALQDELGHGAKFTSVFDQAPFIEKSIKDLTTEGLLGLGFAVVIILLFLLSVRSTLVTAISIPLSLLITFIGLGAAKYSLNILTLGALTIAIGRVVDDSIVVIENIKRHLSYGEDKKTAILTAIREVAGAVTASTLTTVAVFLPIAFVGDIAGELFRPFALTVTIALLASLFVSLTIVPVLAYWFLKSGNVQGREQAEIEREAHAKEERSWLARGYVPVLHATQRHPVITLVSAVVILVATFAMTPLLPTNLLGDSGQNSFTIRQSLPAGTTLDDSSKAAAKVESALKDVDGVKDVQVILGNAGTGYGAMVSSGSSDANFTVTTDEKKNQLKLQDAARAKLDDLKDAGKLTIGSQQGGFGSSNTVDVTIRSGDSDALAKASQQLVTAFGDVPNTTSVTSNLASSYPVVQVEVNRAKAAALGLSEQQIGGLLASASNPPLDVKLRLGVTDYSVRVGEAQPFRSIQELKDSKIPGTPLTLSAVADVQQVNVPSSITSSNGQRTAVVSVTPDGSNLGAVSTEVQKRLASIKLPAGTTAAVGGATTQQADSFRQLGLALLAAVAIVYVIMVATFKSLVQPLILLVSIPFAATGAIGLLLVSRVPLGLPSLIGMLMLVGIVVTNAIVLIDLINQYRRAEPGRKAMSVADAIEHGARRRLRPILMTAAATVFALTPMALGLTGGGGFISQPLAIVVIGGLVSSTLLTLVLVPVLYRLVEGRRERRQERKQEHHRHVAVQE